The window TACCACGTCATCCTGGTCCCGGAACCCGCCCGCCCCCTTCGGGGGAGCTATCCCTATCACCCTGAAATTAATACGGTTTATCTTGAGCGTTCCCCCTACGGGATCCTTGTCGCCAAAAAGTTTTTCCACGACAGTAGTCCCGAGTATAACGACCTTCTCCCGGCGAACGACCTCTTCACTCCTGAACCATCTTCCTATTTCGGGCGTCGACGCGCGCATTCCGGCGTATTCAACACCTACTCCCTCTATCCTCGTGTTCCAGTTCTCGCTCCCGTACACCAATTGCCCGCTGCCCGTGACGTAACCACTGGCCCTCGCGATCACGGGCCCCAACTCCCTTATAGCCTGGACATCACCGAAAGTAAAACGGGCGATGGTCCCCTCCGCCTGGGATACGCCATGCACTTTGGCCGATCCTGCGCGTATATAGAGAAGGTTGGAACCGAGGGTCTTGAGCTGCTCTTTTATCGACTCCTTGGCCCCTTCCCCCAGGGCCAGCATAGCTATTACAGCGGCAACACCGAAAAGTATACCAAGCACGGAAAGAAAGGAACGCACCTTATTAGCGAAAATAGCGCGGAAGGACTGGCGCACATGTTCGACAAGTTCCATACTTTTCATGGCGGTATGCTTGCATAAGAACGCGCTATCAAGGGGGGTCCCTTCCGCGCGCATGATACCGGGAAGAGGCAGTGTACTGGTATCACACTTGCGCTCATCGGATACTATGCGCCCGTCGCGCATCGTGATGATCCTTTTCGCGTGCTCCGCCACCTCGTTCTCGTGCGTGACCATTATCAGTGTCTTGCCCATATCGTTCAGGGCTTTCAGTATACGCATTATCTCTTCTTCGCTTTTCGTGTCAAGGTTACCCGTAGGCTCATCCGCGAATATTATCACGGGATCGTTCACAAGAGCGCGCGCGATCGCCACCCTTTGCTGCTCTCCGCCCGAAAGCTCATTCGGTTTGTGCATCTCCCTTTCCGCCAGGCCTACATCCTTCAGCCGGGAATGGGCTTTCTCCCTGATGGTCTTTTCGCCCGCGTATATGAGAGGAAGTTCCGTGTTCTCAAGCGCGCTGACCCTGCGGAGCAGGTGGAACTGTTGGAAAACGAACCCGGCCAGCCTGTTACGCAAAAGCGCGAGTTCATCATCAGACAGGCGCGTGACATCTTTACCTGATATTTTATATGTCCCGGATTCAGGCCTGTCCAGGAAACCAAGCACATGCAGCAGCGTCGATTTCCCCGACCCGGAGGGACCCATAATAGCCACGAACTCACCCGGGGCGATGCTCAGGGAGACATCCTTTAAAGCGTCCACCGAAACCGTGCCGGTGCTGTAGCTTTTGGATATGTTCTTGAGCTCTATCATTTGTTCTTCCCGCGTTGCGGCATGAATGGATTGGCCCCGCCCTTAGCCTTTAGGGGAACATAAGCTTTTTCTCTCACGATCACGATATCCTCGGGCGATAGACCGGATACGACCTCAACATTCGTCCCATCGGAAAGACCCGTTTCAATATCACGCTCGACTATCTTGTTATCGTTCCCGCTCTTTACAAGCAGGAAGTTACGCCCGCCATCCTCATTGACCGCGTCCGCCGGGACAAGAAGTTCATCCCTGGCCTCTTTCTCCACGACCTCCACGTTCGCGCTCATCCCTGAACGGAAAAAATCCGGTATGTCCTGCGGGACTATATCCACGTCGTAAATAGTAACGTTGTTCTCCAACTTGGATTCATAGGCTATGTGGTCGACCGCGCCGTTTATATTAACATCCGGATACGCGTCGAGGGTTATAACGGCTTTTTGCCCGACCTTGACGCTGCCGATGTCGGTCTCGTCGAACTGCGCGCTTACGATAAGACGGTCTGACAGGACAAGGACGGCGTCAGAAGTGGTCACGGTCTGTCCGGGCTCGAACGAGCGCACTATCACCTCGCCGTTTATAGGCGATACCAACGGGGTCTCATTATAGACCTCTTCCCAATAGTCAAGCGATTCCTGCCCCTGGGCGCGGGCCGCGTCCACAAGGGCCGCTCTTTCGGTTGAGCTCATCCACGCGAGTATTTCCCCCTGTTTCACCTTATCCCCTTCGCGGACAAGTATATCCTCTATACGGCCGCTGATGGACGGTTTCATCTCAAGGCGGTTCTGCGGCTCTATAACACCTGTCGTTACCACTGTGACCGAGACATTTCCCGTAAAAGGATGTATTTCCTTTATCTGGACCTTGTCGTTACCACCACCTTTCCCGATCCCCATTATCACGAAAAGAACAGCCGTGACCGCTAATATGGCGACAATGACCAAATACTTATTTTTTGTCATATTCCAGAGTCCCTCCCTTTGCCTGCACCCATGTGGCTTCAGCCGTAAGCACGGTGGCCTGGGCATTCAGGAAATCCTTTTTGGCGCTAACAAGATTATCCTCGATTATTATCCAGTCATCAAAAGATATAAGCCCCGTAGAATACTGTGCGTCGGCTATCTTAGCGCGTTCCTGTGTGGCCTGGAGGAATTTCTCTTTAACGGAAACGCTATCCATGGCGTCCTGCAGGTCCTTCCACGCCCCTTCCAGGGTGAGAAGGACACCATCACGCCCACTGCGTTCATCGGCCCTGGATTCCCTTAGCTTCGCCTTCGTTTTCGCCACGTTCGCTATGCGGCTACCTCCTTCGAATATCGGGAGCGATACCGACACTCCGGCCGACCACTCTTCCTTGCGTGGCGGCCAATCCGACGCCGTCTCCCCCAGCGAAGTATTAAGATATACCTGTGGAAAAAAATCCGATTCCGCCGACATGACCCCGAACTTCGAGGCTTCTTTGCGGGCAATGAGCTCCATAAGTAACGGTGTGGTATCTGCGAGATTCTCCAGGTCCGGCTTGACACGCCCGACTTCCTTTACCTGAAAATCCCCCTGGACCTTAATTGGGGAGAATCTCTCTCGTCCCAGCGCCTTAATGAGCCCTCTTTGCGCCAGGGATATGTTCCGTTCGGCCTGCGCCACCTCGAATTCCGCCTGCGCGAGATCCGCTTCCGCGGTAAGGAGCGCGCCTCTGTGTTCCCGGCCCGCTTTATACCTGAGCCTTACGAGCTCAAGGCTTTGTTTCCTCCTCTCAGCTATGTTCTCGGTAAGCCCGACAAGTTCCTGGGCCCTCAAAAGCGTGGCGAAAGCGTCCCTTAGGTTAAGCCTTATGTCGGAAGACACTACATCAAGGTCATAACGCGCGGCTTCCATGGTCTTGATGGCGGCGCTTACCTCGCTGGAGGTCTTGAACCCGTCAAAGACAAGTTGTTGCCCTGTTACGCCATAGGAAAAACTGTTGGCTTCCTTGCGGCCGGAGCTTTTGGACCTGGACCCTGATCCGCTTCCCGTTACCTGTGGCGCGGCCCCGCTTATGACGATATCCCTGTCCGCTTTGGCCTGCTTAATACGTTCGAACGCCGCTTCGAGGTCCGGATTGTGCTCGATAGCCTCGAGCACACAGTCCTTCCATGTAAGGGCGCCTCTATCCTCGGCCGACACACCTTTTACAAGGCATAAGACCGCCGCGGAAGCGCATACCAGCAATGTGTAGGTGATCTTTTTGTTCATGTATATATATATAACGATCTGTCCCCGTAAAAAGTTCCATTATTTTCTATCCAGCGGCAGGACCCCCGCCATCTCCCCGACAACGTTCACAAGCTCCGCATTCGACGGCACCACTATCTTGGCGTTATTCTTAAGGGCGTTCTCAACAGCCTGCAGTTTCCGCAATACCTGCGCGTTCCCCACAAAATACTTCTCAGCCGCCTCATTTACAAGACGTATAGCCTCAGCCTCGCCCTGGGCTTCAAGCACCTTGGCCTGTTTCACTCCATCAGCCTTTTTGATCTCGGCCCTTCTTGCCCCGTCAGCGGCCGTTTCAGTAGCCGTAGCGAAATCCACAGCGGCCACTTTCTCGTTCTCCGCCTTGACGACCTT of the Candidatus Omnitrophota bacterium genome contains:
- a CDS encoding ABC transporter permease, encoding MIELKNISKSYSTGTVSVDALKDVSLSIAPGEFVAIMGPSGSGKSTLLHVLGFLDRPESGTYKISGKDVTRLSDDELALLRNRLAGFVFQQFHLLRRVSALENTELPLIYAGEKTIREKAHSRLKDVGLAEREMHKPNELSGGEQQRVAIARALVNDPVIIFADEPTGNLDTKSEEEIMRILKALNDMGKTLIMVTHENEVAEHAKRIITMRDGRIVSDERKCDTSTLPLPGIMRAEGTPLDSAFLCKHTAMKSMELVEHVRQSFRAIFANKVRSFLSVLGILFGVAAVIAMLALGEGAKESIKEQLKTLGSNLLYIRAGSAKVHGVSQAEGTIARFTFGDVQAIRELGPVIARASGYVTGSGQLVYGSENWNTRIEGVGVEYAGMRASTPEIGRWFRSEEVVRREKVVILGTTVVEKLFGDKDPVGGTLKINRINFRVIGIAPPKGAGGFRDQDDVVYIPITTAMYRVLGKDYLDGLYVEVSDSASTDDAEEKIKALIIKRHRLYKNDEDAFNIRNMSEIQEMLTSTTKTMSLLLGCISAISLLVGGIGIMNIMLVSVTERTREIGLRKAIGARRKDIMAQFLIEAVVMTLTGGVMGIALGTLTAFSLSGIAGWATRVSLYSVILATTFSIAVGVGFGLWPARKASELNPIEALRYE
- a CDS encoding efflux RND transporter periplasmic adaptor subunit; protein product: MTKNKYLVIVAILAVTAVLFVIMGIGKGGGNDKVQIKEIHPFTGNVSVTVVTTGVIEPQNRLEMKPSISGRIEDILVREGDKVKQGEILAWMSSTERAALVDAARAQGQESLDYWEEVYNETPLVSPINGEVIVRSFEPGQTVTTSDAVLVLSDRLIVSAQFDETDIGSVKVGQKAVITLDAYPDVNINGAVDHIAYESKLENNVTIYDVDIVPQDIPDFFRSGMSANVEVVEKEARDELLVPADAVNEDGGRNFLLVKSGNDNKIVERDIETGLSDGTNVEVVSGLSPEDIVIVREKAYVPLKAKGGANPFMPQRGKNK
- a CDS encoding TolC family protein, producing the protein MNKKITYTLLVCASAAVLCLVKGVSAEDRGALTWKDCVLEAIEHNPDLEAAFERIKQAKADRDIVISGAAPQVTGSGSGSRSKSSGRKEANSFSYGVTGQQLVFDGFKTSSEVSAAIKTMEAARYDLDVVSSDIRLNLRDAFATLLRAQELVGLTENIAERRKQSLELVRLRYKAGREHRGALLTAEADLAQAEFEVAQAERNISLAQRGLIKALGRERFSPIKVQGDFQVKEVGRVKPDLENLADTTPLLMELIARKEASKFGVMSAESDFFPQVYLNTSLGETASDWPPRKEEWSAGVSVSLPIFEGGSRIANVAKTKAKLRESRADERSGRDGVLLTLEGAWKDLQDAMDSVSVKEKFLQATQERAKIADAQYSTGLISFDDWIIIEDNLVSAKKDFLNAQATVLTAEATWVQAKGGTLEYDKK